CTGGATTCAAGACGGTGTACTGCTGTCGGTTCTGGTATGGTTCGAAGCATAATGAGTATGAGAACAAGGCTGCTGAGCGGGTTCTTGAGTACTATCGTGAGCGGCATCCTGGGGTGATTCCTGTTGCTCCGATGGATCTCATCGAAGTCATGCGGTCGTTTGACTCAGCCTTGCTGCGGTCCAGTCTTGAGGAAATCCCTGAAGGGCATTATGCGGCAACGAATATGAAAAGGACGGTTGTCCCGTGCAGGAATTTGATTTTCGCGTCT
This DNA window, taken from Dehalococcoidales bacterium, encodes the following:
- a CDS encoding 7-cyano-7-deazaguanine synthase, producing MPRSDAVVLALSGGMDSTSLLGYLLESGFKTVYCCRFWYGSKHNEYENKAAERVLEYYRERHPGVIPVAPMDLIEVMRSFDSALLRSSLEEIPEGHYAATNMKRTVVPCRNLIFAS